One stretch of Alcaligenes faecalis DNA includes these proteins:
- a CDS encoding aspartate/glutamate racemase family protein, translating into MKTYRIGQIVPSSNTTMETEIPAMLQARYAEFPEERFTFHSSRMRMMHVNPEELKAMDIASDRCAVELSDARMSVMAYACLVAIMAQGDGYHRVSQARLQNTVKENGVEIPVLSSAGALVDTLKEFGYKKVSIITPYMKPLTKRVADYIEAEGIEVQDSISLEVSDNLEVGLLNPENLLEHVKRLNHDGVDAVILSACVQMPSLPAIQRAQDQIGKPVLSAAVCTVYQMLKTLGLETRVPNAGHILSGAKP; encoded by the coding sequence ATGAAAACCTACCGCATCGGCCAGATCGTTCCCAGCTCCAACACCACCATGGAAACCGAGATTCCTGCCATGTTGCAGGCTCGTTACGCCGAGTTTCCTGAAGAGCGCTTCACCTTCCACTCCTCGCGCATGCGCATGATGCACGTGAACCCCGAAGAGCTGAAAGCCATGGACATCGCCAGCGACCGCTGCGCGGTTGAACTGAGCGACGCCCGCATGAGCGTGATGGCCTACGCTTGCCTGGTTGCCATCATGGCCCAAGGCGACGGCTACCACCGTGTCTCGCAAGCCCGTCTGCAAAACACCGTTAAAGAAAACGGCGTGGAAATTCCTGTGCTGAGCTCGGCCGGTGCCCTGGTCGATACGCTGAAAGAATTCGGCTACAAGAAAGTCTCCATCATCACCCCTTACATGAAGCCGCTGACCAAGCGCGTGGCTGACTACATCGAAGCTGAAGGCATCGAAGTTCAAGACTCCATCAGCCTGGAAGTGTCGGACAACCTGGAAGTGGGCCTGCTGAACCCGGAAAACCTGCTGGAGCACGTCAAGCGCCTGAACCACGACGGCGTGGACGCAGTCATCCTGTCCGCTTGCGTACAGATGCCTTCCCTGCCCGCCATCCAGCGCGCTCAAGACCAGATCGGCAAGCCCGTTCTGTCCGCTGCTGTTTGCACCGTGTACCAAATGCTCAAGACCCTGGGTCTGGAAACCCGCGTTCCTAACGCTGGCCACATCCTGTCTGGTGCCAAGCCATAA
- a CDS encoding LysR substrate-binding domain-containing protein codes for MKLDLLTLKLFVRILEEGTISQAAEREHIAAAAVSRRIADLEQSLNTTLLLRTNKGVSPTAAGLELLYRSRALLNSAQEIETRLQAFSQGQQGLVHILANTSAISQFLAEPLGEFGRLHPAIPLQLEEQTSLDIIRALAEGKADLGVFTRLPYAADIEAYPFRSDKLVVLVPTKHPLAQHEKIRFEQTLEHEQITLLTGTQLHYQITKIAMEANRSVRIRTEVSGYDAMCLLINAGMGIGILPRKSASIYQIPNTRVIELDEEWSQREILIGVRRRSDLQPSAESLLSFLLDSGT; via the coding sequence ATGAAACTGGACCTGCTGACCCTCAAACTGTTTGTCCGCATACTGGAAGAAGGCACGATCAGCCAAGCGGCGGAGCGTGAGCATATTGCTGCGGCCGCGGTCAGCCGCCGGATTGCAGATCTGGAACAGTCTCTGAACACCACCTTGCTGCTGCGTACGAACAAAGGTGTCAGTCCGACGGCAGCGGGCCTGGAGCTGCTGTACCGGTCGCGTGCATTGCTCAATAGTGCGCAAGAGATCGAGACGCGCCTGCAGGCGTTCTCGCAAGGCCAGCAAGGCCTGGTGCATATTCTGGCCAATACATCGGCTATTTCCCAGTTTCTGGCCGAACCTCTGGGCGAGTTTGGACGTCTGCACCCAGCGATCCCCCTGCAACTGGAAGAACAGACCAGCCTGGACATTATTCGGGCCCTTGCTGAGGGTAAAGCGGACCTGGGTGTGTTTACCCGTCTGCCCTACGCGGCCGACATCGAGGCCTATCCTTTTCGCAGTGACAAGCTGGTAGTGCTGGTGCCTACCAAGCACCCCCTGGCTCAGCATGAAAAAATCCGCTTCGAGCAAACGCTGGAGCATGAACAGATCACGCTACTGACCGGCACGCAACTGCATTACCAGATCACCAAAATCGCCATGGAAGCCAACCGCTCCGTGCGCATTCGCACCGAGGTGTCGGGCTACGACGCCATGTGTTTGTTGATTAATGCCGGCATGGGTATTGGCATCTTGCCGCGCAAGAGCGCCAGCATTTATCAGATCCCGAATACGCGCGTGATTGAGCTGGACGAAGAATGGAGCCAGCGAGAAATTCTGATCGGTGTGCGCCGCCGCAGTGACCTGCAACCGAGTGCAGAAAGCTTGCTGAGCTTTCTGCTCGATAGCGGCACTTAA
- the hpaI gene encoding 4-hydroxy-2-oxoheptanedioate aldolase, protein MKHPVNAFKQALRQGKSQIGLWHGLASPYVADLCAGLGYDWILLDGEHVPNTVQTLLAQLQAVSAHPITPIVRPSWNDPVQIKLLLDMGAQNLLIPMVQNAEQAKAAVAATRYPPHGIRGVGAALARAARWGATTDYVARANQEMCVICQVETREALENLDEILAVEGVDGVFIGPADLAASMGYLTEPRHPEVLAAIEDAIVRISKAGKAPGILQANVEAAHHYLSLGALFVAVGVDAVLLRQAATALLGQFKDDVVVPVAQPGAAY, encoded by the coding sequence ATGAAGCACCCGGTAAATGCGTTCAAGCAGGCTTTGCGGCAGGGCAAGTCCCAGATTGGTTTGTGGCATGGCTTGGCCAGCCCTTATGTAGCGGACCTCTGTGCTGGCCTGGGCTATGACTGGATCTTGCTGGATGGCGAGCATGTCCCCAATACGGTACAGACCTTGCTGGCGCAATTGCAGGCCGTCTCGGCTCATCCCATCACGCCGATTGTGCGTCCCAGCTGGAATGACCCCGTGCAGATCAAGCTGTTGCTGGATATGGGGGCTCAGAATCTTTTAATTCCCATGGTGCAAAACGCGGAACAGGCCAAAGCCGCCGTTGCTGCGACACGTTATCCTCCGCACGGTATTCGCGGGGTGGGTGCAGCCTTGGCGCGTGCTGCTCGCTGGGGAGCGACTACCGACTATGTGGCGCGAGCCAATCAGGAAATGTGCGTGATTTGCCAGGTGGAAACGCGTGAGGCGCTGGAGAACCTGGACGAGATTCTGGCGGTAGAAGGCGTGGACGGTGTTTTCATCGGTCCGGCGGATTTGGCGGCCAGCATGGGGTATTTGACTGAGCCAAGGCATCCAGAGGTCTTGGCCGCGATCGAGGACGCGATTGTGCGTATCAGCAAGGCGGGTAAGGCCCCCGGAATCCTGCAGGCGAATGTTGAGGCAGCGCATCACTATCTGTCCTTGGGCGCCTTGTTTGTGGCCGTAGGCGTGGACGCGGTTTTGTTGCGACAGGCAGCCACGGCCTTGCTCGGCCAGTTCAAGGATGACGTAGTGGTGCCCGTCGCTCAGCCGGGCGCGGCTTATTAA
- a CDS encoding ABC transporter ATP-binding protein, whose protein sequence is MAALIQFQGFGFRYPGAPAPVIRDVNLEVQAGHFVAIVGGSGVGKSTLLRAAAGLSQPSFGHLRSNLQDSPGRRANAFVFQDSRLLPWRRIASNVAYGLEGLGLSREERDQRVDAALNQVGLAHLKDRWPHQLSGGQVQRVGIARALAVQPDLLLMDEPFSAVDALTRQALQDELVQVWQRSSAAVLFVTHDIDEAVFLADTIIVLGGSPAGVSARIEVDLPRPRDRTTPRFGELVKEVGQAL, encoded by the coding sequence GTGGCAGCCTTGATTCAGTTCCAGGGGTTTGGTTTTCGGTACCCCGGTGCGCCTGCACCTGTGATCCGTGATGTGAATCTGGAAGTTCAGGCAGGGCATTTTGTGGCGATTGTGGGTGGTTCAGGCGTAGGCAAGAGCACCTTGTTGCGTGCTGCGGCCGGTTTGAGCCAGCCCAGCTTCGGGCATCTGCGATCCAACCTGCAAGACAGCCCAGGCCGTCGAGCCAATGCTTTTGTGTTTCAGGACAGCCGCCTCTTGCCTTGGCGACGTATTGCTTCCAATGTGGCTTATGGCCTGGAAGGTCTGGGTCTGTCGCGTGAAGAGCGCGATCAGCGTGTGGATGCTGCCTTGAATCAGGTGGGCTTGGCGCATCTGAAAGACCGTTGGCCGCATCAGTTGTCCGGTGGTCAGGTGCAGCGTGTTGGTATTGCTCGTGCCTTGGCCGTGCAGCCCGATTTGCTGTTGATGGACGAACCCTTTTCTGCCGTGGATGCCTTGACCCGTCAGGCTTTGCAGGATGAGCTGGTTCAGGTGTGGCAGCGCAGCTCGGCAGCGGTTCTGTTTGTGACGCACGATATTGATGAGGCTGTCTTTCTGGCCGACACCATTATCGTTCTGGGTGGCAGCCCGGCCGGTGTCAGCGCCCGTATAGAGGTGGATTTACCGCGCCCGCGCGATCGTACAACGCCCCGTTTTGGGGAGTTGGTGAAAGAGGTAGGCCAGGCCTTGTGA